The Falco rusticolus isolate bFalRus1 chromosome 4, bFalRus1.pri, whole genome shotgun sequence genome includes the window CACGTCGGCCAAGGCGTGCCAGCGGCTCTGCCCGTGCTGGGGAGCCTTGCCAGCTCTGGGCCGTGCTGTGGGGGACAGTCCGTGCGccccctctgcagctgggcGCCTCAGCGgcctcctctctccacaggccCGTCGCTGGAGCTTCTAGAGTCCAGCAGGAAACCCATGGCTCTCACTTGCACCTGGACAGCCAGAGCAGCGGCCCTGGCAGCCCTCAGAGCTGGACCGAAAGACAGCAGACACTGCCACCTGAACAACAAGCGTGCTCAGCCTCTCCATGGCCCGGGTGCCCCCCGAGCCCATTCGCAGCCACCCTGGAGCAGAGGAGCCAGACCAGcaccctccagccccctgccaaaCGGCAATGGCCCTCACGCCCCCCGAGCCCATTCCCAGACTCCGTGCATCAGAGGAACCAGGAAAGTGTCTACCAGCTGCAGCAGTCCCCACGTCCTCCACGCCCTCCGCCGCTACCGACAGCTCCGAGCCCACTACCGAGGACTCCGAACCCTCTGAACCCACCGCCACTACTGAGACCTCCGAGCCCTCCAAGCACCCTGCTGCTACCGAGACCTCCGAGCACTCCGAGCCCACCGCCACTACCGAGCCCTCCGAGCCCTGCGAGCCCCCTGCCACTACCGAGCCCTCCGAGCCCCTCGCTGCTACCGAGCCCTCCGAGCACTCTGAGCCTAACGCCGCTACCGAGCCCTCCGAGCCCTGCGAGCCCCCTGCCACTACCGAGCCCTCCGAGCCCCTCACTGCTACCGAGACCTTCGAGCACTCCGAGTCCACCGCCGCTACCAAGCCCTCCGAGCCCCTCACTGCTACCGAGACCTTCGAGCACTCCGAGTCCACCGCCGCTACCAAGCCCTCCGAGCCCCTCACTGCTACCGAGACCTTCGAGCACTCCGAGTCCACCGCCGCTACCAAGCCCTCCGAGCCCTGCGAGCCCCCTGCCACTACCGAGCCCTCCGAGCCCCTCACTGCTACCGAGGCCTCTGAGCACTGTGAGCCCTCCACTGCTACTGAGCCCTCCGAGCCCCTCTCTGCTACAGAGACCTCCGAGCCCACCGAGCCCCCCGCCACTACCGAGCACCCACCACTTTTGAGCCCTCCAAAGCCTCCGACCTCCCACTGCTGCCAAGCCCTCTGAGAACCCTGAGGGCCCTGAGCCTCCTTAGACTCCCACACACCCCTGAGCTCACTGCTCCAGCCGCACAGCAGGGGCTGAAGGCAGCCACACCAGGGTAGGAGCTGGGGCGCACTGAGTAGAGCCCCAACCGACAGCTTCGGGGCTCAGCCGCTGCCCGCCAAAGACAGTGTGACACAGGGCTGTCACACAAGTGTCCAGGGGGTACCAACAGCAAACCAAGCGAGGCACCAGCACCGGCTGGGCTCCACGCCTGGGCGCAGCCGTGGATGCCCACTGTGtcggcaggcaggagctgggcacgGGCACGTGGGGAAAGCCCCAATGGCGGCACTACGCGCTCTGCTCCACAGCTCATCCCTGactgccagcctgctgcaaaCAGGTCATTAGCCTGAGGGGCAGGTCCTGCCCCTTTCTCCTACAACGCAAGGCACCCTCTGATGCCATCTGGGCTGCTCCTGAAGTGATTAAATTGCTGGGAGAACAGGAAGCGTGGTCAGGTCTCCTTCTCAATACAGTTCTCCTGCGTCGCCTGCAGAGAAACCTCACGGCAAGTGGTGACTAGCGGTAGATGACAGAGCCCTGAGCACCGCCGCTGAACAGCGCCCTGTGGCTGCTCCCGGTCCGAGTGGTAGAGTCCCTTGTGCCAACGAAGAAGCCCTGCCAGGAGTGGTGACAGTAGCTGGGAAGGATAGGTGGTGTTGGCTCCCCGTGTCGGGGACAGATAGGGAGAGGTCTCCTTTCACCAGGCGGGGACTGCCGTTTACATGGACCGCCTGACCACAGTGTTTTGAACATTGTCCTGCCATTGCTcctgctccaccagctgcagagctggaagcatCAACATTAGCGCAGAGGTCGCTGTGATGCAGTTACTGTGTGACAGAAGGTGTGAAAGCCAGCGTCGCTGCAGCGAGGCTCCAATCCATCCCTTCCCGCTTTGTAGGCTACAGCGTGGCCAGACGTGCATCTAAAGCCTCTGGCTGCTGAGTCTCATGGCTAAGGCAGAGTGAAATACGGGATCATGGAAtgtttggggttggaagggacctttacaggtcattgagtccaacccccctgcaatgagcgCAGCCATCTTCAACAGGATCACTTTGCTCAGCTGAgcttgaatgtttccagggatggggcatccaccacctctctgggcaacctgttccagtgtttcaccaccctcagcataaaaaaaaaccaacctgctGTCCTTGTGTCTAGTCTTAATCTGCCCTCTTCCAGCTTCAAACCATTGCCCCTTCTCCCTAGGGCTGCAGGCCCTGCTCAGATCTCTGTCCCCGTCTCTCTGATAAGCGCCCATTAAGTATTGGAAGACCAGAAtcaggtctccccagagccttctcttcgccaggctgaacaaccccacctctctcagccttttcttttttcagagcagaggagTTCCATCCCTTCGACCTTTTTGGtggcttcttttgatgcagcccaggccacggttggctttctggcctGCGAGCGCACATTGCTGGTTCATGCCCAGCTgttcatccaccagtacccccaagccCTTCCTGGCAGGGCGGCTCTCAGTGGTACCGGGCGTTGCCCTGACCctggtgcaggaccttgcacctgGCCTTCTTGagcctcatgaggttcacatggcCGCTTCTCCAGCTTgaccaggtccctctggacagcagCCCATCGCTCAGGCGCAtcagctgcaccactcagcttggtgtcatctgcaagcttgctgagggtgcacccGATCCCACTGCCTTATGTCATTGATGAAGCTATTAAACAGTACTGCTCCCAAGAGGGGACCCTGAGGGACACACTCGTCACCAGTCTCCGTCCGCACACTGAGCTGTTCACCACTGCCGTCAGGATGGCACTGTCCAGCCagttccttatccaccaagCAGTCCACGCATCAGATCCACATTTCTCCAATTGAtggagaaggatgctgtgagagACAATATCAAAGGCCAAAGAAGCCTGGAGAGACGACAGCCgtagctcttcccttgcccACCGAGGCACTCACCCTACCATAGAAGGCCACTGGGTTGTTCAGGCAACATACACCCACCGTGTGCTCTCTCAAGGTTTCCTTTTGCACGTCAAATACtttaagagaatattttttctgttttattgatTGACTTTGCCCTTTGAGGACCCCAACAGAAAGTATTCCCTTAAGTTTCACgtgaaggagaaagggaagagtgaAGGCTTCATCTTTCCCGTCAAACAAACGTGACTTGTTAGCCCTGGGGTCCCCCAAGGCGCCAAACCGGGCTCCAGCCGGGAAGGTGCGCACAGGAGGGGATCTGGCACTTGAGGCTGAAATCATTCACTCCTCAGCCTCGTGAGCTGTTGCTAACAGCACCGGAGGAGGTCAGAAATGCCCTGGCTGCGCTCCCCAGGTCATCTGGGGCACTGTGAGCTCCGCGCTGCCCCTGTGACAGTGCCCGGAAAAGAGGGCAGAGCTGCGGGCTCAGCCCCAGGTGGGACTGTGTGCCAGCCCTTGGACGGAGCTGCCCGACGGGGCGTGCTCCCCAGCCGGGGCAGCTGCCCGGCTGTGCTCCAGCGGCTCTCCCTGAGCACCATTGCCATGCAGCCTGGGCCGGCCCTGGAGGTCACAGTGGGGCTGCGATCTGACAGTGGGGCTGTGAGGTCACGGAGCTCCACGGCGATGCACCAGCTATAAGTACCCACGCCTCAGCCCCCAGCCGCAACTGCaccacatgcagcagcagcggtgacagcagcacaggatcATGTGGCTGAAGGGAGCCATGGCCCTCATTCAgcactgcctcctcctcctctcctcctggaGGCCCTAcgtgccagggctgcctgggctgcaccTTGGCAAGAGCAGGAAGCAGGTAAGCACTCGGCACATTTGCGACCTTTCACGGGCCAGCGGGCTCCTCTCCCCGAGAAGCGTGGATGTGGCTTTTCCCTCGAGCGCTTTGGTGAGGGCTTCCCCTGTGTGTGTGAGAGCTGTGCGGGTAAGAATGCCCCCAGGGGCCCTATGTTGGCCCACGTGCTCTGAGGGGTCTTGTTCATGGCATGGCTAAAGAGTGTGTTGGAGAGCTGCCAGGTGCCGGCCAAGAGGTCACCAGGCCCCTCTGCAGCGCTGGCAATCTCCCCGGGGTCTGGCTCCCACGCTGCTACCTGAGCCCCTTCCAGTGCCTGCGGTTCACTAAGGCACAAGCGGATGCCAACAGGCAATGGCAACATTTCCCCTCTGTGCTTGCTTCTGGGTGAGGATGCTGCCAAAGTTTATCGAGATGCATGGCAGGCTGTTGGTTTGGAGCCCTTGGGGCATCCTGCAGGTAAGCGCTCTATGTCCCTTTccttgaaagaagaaacagtgtCAATGTGGCAAGGGCTTACTCATGTGCAATTCTCCTGAAGAGCCTCCCAAGGGTTACACCATCCCGAATTCGTAGCCCGTTGCTGCCTCCAGCCTGAGAGCCATCCCACGGGTAAATCAGTGGGAGGAAGCTGCATCTACCCTCTAGGCTTCTTTCCGCCTGAAGAGCAAGTTGCTCCGTCCGTGGCCCATGCGCAGAcatggaggagagcagagagggaacGGGCCGGGCTCAGAGATGCGCCCTGTGGAGCTTTGCCTTGCAAAGCTGTCTGCTGGCCCCTGCGAGTCATCTGAGTTCTTAAGGCAAATGTTGGAGGAACAGGAGAGAGGACACGGTGGGCACATTTCACTCTGCCTTCGCTGTGAAATTTGGCAGCTGAGCCACAGAGATGGTGCAGAGCCTCTGCTGCCAGTTGTGCTTCAAGCGGAGGGCCAGGGGCGGCTGCTGCCCCAGTTTTGCCATTACGGCTCGGAGCTGGTTTGTGCAGGCGTCTGCTGGCAGGCAGATTTGAGGGCCTGGCGAGCGCTGAACTTGTGTTCAGCTCACGGGCAGCACTGCTTGCCCACTGGCCCAGTTCCAGGCAGGAGCGAGGTGCCAGGCGACGCCGGCTGCCCTTTCCTGATGCTGGAGGTCGGTGGGGATGCTGGTTCGGCAGGCTTcttgggctgtgctgctctcccGTCTGCCGACCGATAGCTGGGATGGGGCAACCGTGACCGTTGCTGGTGCTTacagggaagggggaggagcCCTTCTCGAAAGGGCTGTTTCCCTGGCCGGACTGGCTGCAGCTTCTTCCCGTCCTCTTTGAAGGAAGGCATTTTGCATCGCTTTACACGTCGCCAAAAGTGCAACGCAAACCAAAAGATGGCCTGCAATTTCCTGGTCCCCCAGCAGGTCAGGCGTGGCTGTTGCGTGGAGTCGGAACCAGGCGCAGGCTCTTCCCCCAGTGCCCACTCTGGcaagtcacagcagcagccaaagctgAAAGTGTTTTGGGTTCTAGGCATCGGGACCATGTTCCGCAGATATGGGAAATGTGCCAAATGTCCCTCCCGCTCTAGCTGCATCCCTGAGCTTGCTGTGACTGCCGAgaggcacaggagcagcacagagcgGGATCCCTCCCTGAGCCGAGGTCCACAGCGATGCCCTGACTCCCAGACTAGGCAGAGGCTTAGGGGGAACCTCCCCGTCCTCCTGTGTCCTCTGTGCCTGAGACTCGCTGAGGCTTAAccttccccctctgcttttTGGCAGTGCCGTCAAAGCCTGGAGAAGACCACCACAGCAAGATAAATCGGGCTTATGAACCGGGCTCAGGTACGGAGCAGTCTTGCTGGGGTCCCCAAGTGGGAGACACATCCTGAAAcctgggaggtgctgcaggcggtgcctgtgctggagaaaaGGCACTAGGGGGAGGGCAAGGCTTCAGGGCCACTTGAGGAGGCCTGAGTCTGTCCCCTGGGGTGTGGGAACTGTCTCACggggagggagagctggggtggcactgcctgctgcagggacgGTTTCTGTCCGTGTCACTCAAAGGCTCAAGCAGCTGCGCCCCCCCTGTGCTCCCCTTTGGCCttctgggtttggttgggtGGGACACCCTGCCCCAAAGGGTGGGAACGTGCCTCCAGGCACCAGTACgggggggaaagagagaatgTCCTGGCCGGATCAATCGTGCTGCACGC containing:
- the LOC119147491 gene encoding extensin-like isoform X1 codes for the protein MQPGPAMRSQWGCEVTELRGDAPAINSDASAPSRNCSRRSSGGDSGTGSIMSLQGAMTLARHLNIILLLLVTLHARAAWAAPWQEQEVGEDAAKVYRDAWQAVGLEPLGHPAAVAVGKGAADSQRGSRTEPLGDRTMGVPVGRTRPAPRQWDAARGWHRRGSAIEKYRAEGENESSELVEQLRHVLEEWKRGHVPSKPGEDHHSKIDRAYEPGSDVISERTTEFYDPPSTSNVPGPRDPGKFSLKGAVAAIISLQVQIVLGCVWIWWRRKKKAPVAGASRVQQETHGSHLHLDSQSSGPGSPQSWTERQQTLPPEQQACSASPWPGCPPSPFAATLEQRSQTSTLQPPAKRQWPSRPPSPFPDSVHQRNQESVYQLQQSPRPPRPPPLPTAPSPLPRTPNPLNPPPLLRPPSPPSTLLLPRPPSTPSPPPLPSPPSPASPLPLPSPPSPSLLPSPPSTLSLTPLPSPPSPASPLPLPSPPSPSLLPRPSSTPSPPPLPSPPSPSLLPRPSSTPSPPPLPSPPSPSLLPRPSSTPSPPPLPSPPSPASPLPLPSPPSPSLLPRPLSTVSPPLLLSPPSPSLLQRPPSPPSPPPLPSTHHF
- the LOC119147491 gene encoding vegetative cell wall protein gp1-like isoform X4 gives rise to the protein MGVPVGRTRPAPRQWDAARGWHRRGSAIEKYRAEGENESSELVEQLRHVLEEWKRGHVPSKPGEDHHSKIDRAYEPGSDVISERTTEFYDPPSTSNVPGPRDPGKFSLKGAVAAIISLQVQIVLGCVWIWWRRKKKAPVAGASRVQQETHGSHLHLDSQSSGPGSPQSWTERQQTLPPEQQACSASPWPGCPPSPFAATLEQRSQTSTLQPPAKRQWPSRPPSPFPDSVHQRNQESVYQLQQSPRPPRPPPLPTAPSPLPRTPNPLNPPPLLRPPSPPSTLLLPRPPSTPSPPPLPSPPSPASPLPLPSPPSPSLLPSPPSTLSLTPLPSPPSPASPLPLPSPPSPSLLPRPSSTPSPPPLPSPPSPSLLPRPSSTPSPPPLPSPPSPSLLPRPSSTPSPPPLPSPPSPASPLPLPSPPSPSLLPRPLSTVSPPLLLSPPSPSLLQRPPSPPSPPPLPSTHHF
- the LOC119147491 gene encoding vegetative cell wall protein gp1-like isoform X3; this encodes MQPGPAMRSQWGCEVTELRGDAPAINSDASAPSRNCSRRSSGGDSGTGSIMSLQGAMTLARHLNIILLLLVTLHARAAWAAPWQEQEVVPSKPGEDHHSKIDRAYEPGSDVISERTTEFYDPPSTSNVPGPRDPGKFSLKGAVAAIISLQVQIVLGCVWIWWRRKKKAPVAGASRVQQETHGSHLHLDSQSSGPGSPQSWTERQQTLPPEQQACSASPWPGCPPSPFAATLEQRSQTSTLQPPAKRQWPSRPPSPFPDSVHQRNQESVYQLQQSPRPPRPPPLPTAPSPLPRTPNPLNPPPLLRPPSPPSTLLLPRPPSTPSPPPLPSPPSPASPLPLPSPPSPSLLPSPPSTLSLTPLPSPPSPASPLPLPSPPSPSLLPRPSSTPSPPPLPSPPSPSLLPRPSSTPSPPPLPSPPSPSLLPRPSSTPSPPPLPSPPSPASPLPLPSPPSPSLLPRPLSTVSPPLLLSPPSPSLLQRPPSPPSPPPLPSTHHF